A single region of the Ziziphus jujuba cultivar Dongzao chromosome 10, ASM3175591v1 genome encodes:
- the LOC107412512 gene encoding short-chain dehydrogenase reductase ATA1 codes for MNTGQEHLMEPAPTHLHDGAQLQGFSAKRLAGKVAVITGGSRGIGAATAKAFAKNGAHVVIADLLDDIGAELADTISGRYIHCDVSKETDVESAIELAIRWKGQLDIMFNNAGISGPGGSITTMDMEQVKHLISVNVHGVLHGIKYAAKAMIEGGRKSGSIICTSSSAAIMGGLGSHAYSLSKEAINGLMRSAACELGMYGIRVNCISPHGVPSEMLVDAYRKYLGKEDMKAEEVGRIVGEKGSLLRGRGGFAEDVAQAALFLASDEESGFVTAHNLVVDGGYTSATSTMNFIYR; via the exons ATGAATACTGGTCAGGAACATCTAATGGAGCCAGCACCTACTCATTTGCATGACGGAGCACAGCTTCAGGGGTTCTCTGCTAAGAG ATTGGCCGGCAAAGTCGCAGTCATAACCGGCGGATCAAGAGGAATCGGCGCCGCAACAGCCAAAGCATTCGCCAAAAATGGCGCCCACGTCGTCATCGCCGACTTACTAGACGACATCGGAGCCGAACTCGCGGACACCATCAGCGGCCGCTACATACACTGCGACGTGTCGAAGGAAACCGACGTGGAATCGGCCATCGAGCTCGCAATCCGTTGGAAAGGCCAGCTAGACATCATGTTCAACAACGCCGGGATTTCAGGTCCCGGAGGGAGCATAACAACCATGGACATGGAACAGGTAAAGCACCTGATCTCAGTCAACGTCCACGGCGTTCTGCACGGAATCAAATACGCCGCGAAAGCCATGATCGAAGGAGGGAGAAAATCCGGAAGCATAATCTGCACATCGAGCTCGGCTGCGATCATGGGTGGGCTTGGTTCACACGCGTACTCGTTGTCGAAGGAAGCCATTAATGGGTTGATGAGAAGCGCTGCTTGCGAGCTGGGAATGTATGGGATACGAGTGAACTGCATTTCTCCACATGGGGTTCCTTCGGAGATGCTCGTGGATGCGTACAGGAAGTACCTTGGGAAAGAAGATATGAAAGCCGAAGAGGTGGGTAGGATTGTAGGTGAGAAAGGGAGTTTGCTGAGAGGAAGAGGAGGATTTGCCGAGGATGTGGCTCAAGCAGCATTGTTCTTGGCTAGTGATGAAGAATCTGGATTCGTTACTGCTCATAATCTTGTTGTTGATGGAGGATACACGTCTGCTACTAGTACTATGAACTTCATTTACCGGTAG
- the LOC107412507 gene encoding pentatricopeptide repeat-containing protein At4g21065-like, whose protein sequence is MRWSSLSTRSFITATLLKNTHFLLQLTAATVNVTNTKRFDFHGFNFFCYHSSTVNGSPFNSPPQTLHAQVLKNGTFRSLNVGNYILDCYVKSENLDCAYKVFDELPDSDVRTWTILISGLARIGYLRMVMELFREMQVEGVYPNQYTLSAVLRCCSSVGELKMAKGIHSWILVNGIYLDVVLENSVLDVYMKCGDFHYAEKLFETMENKDTVTWNIMIGAYMRVGYMEKALDLFRKLLLKDVASWNTIIDGLIQNGYERTALELLYEMVKVGPAFDKVTFSVALVLASSLLLLELGRQVHGFVLRLGIHNEGFIRSSLIDMYGKCGKMHKASLILRKTPQFHFGTRRSKFPDDEAMTEIISWSSLISGYVCNHEYENALQTFIYMISERVWVDKFTVTSIASACANIGILKISQQVHAYIQKIGHNIDVHLGSSLTDMYSKCGSLDDARMVFKQTTNPNVVLWTSMISACALNGQGKEAVQLFELMIKEGTKPNKISFLMVLTACNHAGLLEEGCKYFSLMEEVYGFNPSVEHLTCMVDLYGRAGRLNETKEFIDKNGISHLSSVWKSFLSSCWLHKNIEMGKWVSDKLLQLEPSDAGSYVLLSNICSTEQRWDEAAKVRSLMQQRRINKPPGQSWIELKNQVHTFVMGDRTHPQIMQIYSYLDELIGRLKEIGYSADVKLVMQDVEEEQGELVLSHHSEKLAIAYGIVSTGFRTPITIMKNLRVCTDCHNFAKYTSQLLGREIILRDIHRFHHFKHGCCSCRDYW, encoded by the coding sequence ATGAGATGGAGTAGTCTGAGCACCAGAAGCTTCATCACTGCTACCCTTTTGAAGAATACCCATTTTCTCCTTCAGCTTACTGCAGCCACTGTTAATGTCACAAACACCAAACGGTTTGATTTCCATGGCTTCAACTTCTTCTGCTACCACTCTTCGACAGTAAATGGCTCCCCTTTTAACTCACCTCCTCAAACCCTTCATGCCCAAGTCTTGAAGAATGGAACTTTTCGAAGTTTGAACGTGGGGAATTATATTCTGGACTGTTATGTGAAGTCTGAGAACCTGGATTGTGCATACAAGGTGTTTGATGAATTACCCGACAGCGATGTCCGCACCTGGACCATACTTATTTCTGGTTTGGCACGAATTGGGTATCTCAGAATGGTGATGGAACTCTTTAGGGAAATGCAAGTAGAAGGTGTTTATCCGAACCAATATACATTATCTGCTGTTTTGAGATGTTGTTCTAGTGTGGGTGAGCTTAAGATGGCTAAGGGAATTCATAGTTGGATACTGGTAAACGGGATTTATTTAGATGTCGTGTTGGAGAACTCTGTTCTTGATGTCTACATGAAATGCGGTGACTTCCATTATGCAGAAAAGTTATTCGAAACGATGGAAAATAAAGACACAGTTACATGGAATATAATGATTGGTGCATATATGCGTGTTGGATATATGGAAAAAGCACTTGATTTGTTCAGAAAGTTACTCTTAAAAGATGTTGCTAGTTGGAATACGATTATAGATGGGCTAATACAAAATGGCTATGAAAGAACTGCATTGGAGCTACTATATGAGATGGTGAAAGTTGGACCTGCATTCGATAAAGTCACTTTCTCTGTGGCTTTGGTTTTGGCTTCTTCTTTATTGCTTTTGGAACTAGGAAGGCAAGTTCATGGCTTTGTTCTTAGGTTAGGCATTCACAATGAAGGATTTATTAGGAGTTCACTCATAGATATGTATGGCAAATGTGGAAAAATGCACAAGGCATCGCTAATATTGAGAAAAACACCTCAGTTTCACTTTGGAACAAGAAGGTCGAAGTTTCCTGATGATGAAGCAATGACAGAAATTATATCATGGAGTTCTTTGATTTCAGGGTATGTTTGTAATCATGAGTATGAAAATGCTTTACAAACTTTTATCTATATGATTAGTGAACGGGTATGGGTAGACAAATTTACCGTCACTAGCATTGCTTCTGCATGTGCTAACATTGGGATTCTGAAAATCAGTCAACAGGTCCATGCATATATTCAGAAAATTGGACACAATATTGATGTTCACTTAGGTTCCTCTTTAACTGATATGTATTCTAAATGTGGAAGCCTGGATGATGCACGGATGGTTTTCAAACAAACCACCAACCCAAATGTTGTGTTATGGACTTCAATGATTTCTGCTTGTGCTTTAAATGGGCAAGGGAAGGAGGCTGTTCAACTTTTTGAACTCATGATAAAAGAGGGAACTaaaccaaacaaaatttcttTTCTAATGGTTTTGACTGCATGCAACCATGCAGGACTGCTTGAAGAAGGCTGCAAATATTTCAGCTTAATGGAAGAAGTTTATGGCTTCAATCCTTCAGTTGAACATTTAACATGTATGGTTGATCTGTATGGTCGAGCTGGTCGCTTGAATGAGACAAAGGAATTCATTGATAAAAATGGTATCTCTCACTTGAGTTCAGTTTGGAAGTCATTTCTATCTTCTTGTTGGCTTCACAAAAATATAGAGATGGGAAAGTGGGTTTCAGATAAGCTACTTCAACTTGAACCATCTGATGCGGGATCTTATGTTTTGTTATCAAACATTTGCTCTACAGAACAAAGATGGGATGAGGCAGCTAAAGTAAGGAGCTTGATGCAACAGAGAAGAATAAACAAACCTCCTGGCCAATCTTGGATTGAACTGAAAAATCAAGTCCACACCTTTGTCATGGGGGATAGAACCCATCCACAAATAATGCAGATATATTCATACTTGGATGAACTGATTGGAAGATTGAAGGAAATTGGCTATTCAGCCGATGTGAAACTTGTAATGCAGGATGTAGAAGAAGAACAAGGAGAACTAGTTCTTAGCCATCACAGTGAAAAGCTTGCAATTGCTTATGGAATCGTTAGCACTGGATTTCGAACTCCAATTACGATAATGAAGAATCTACGAGTTTGTACTGACTGTCATAACTTTGCGAAGTATACTTCTCAGCTTTTGGGTAGGGAAATAATTCTGAGAGATATTCATAGGTTCCATCACTTTAAGCATGGCTGCTGCTCTTGTAGAGATTACTGGTGA